From Erwinia pyri, a single genomic window includes:
- a CDS encoding phosphodiesterase, with protein sequence MTQQAVLIAQISDLHIKAGGKLSYRQVDTLGALRKAISRLNSLSPRPDAVVITGDLVDFGNQEEYQTLQVALGALEIPYWLMVGNHDDRQAVRKVFAGQTELFQHHEFIQWEAECGPLRLLALDSTVPGEPQGELCAGRLNWLEEKLEEQPSRATLVMLHHPPFISGIEHMDRQRLQNPQQLATVLEKHSQVERVLCGHLHRSMHVAFAGTVACSAPGVSHQVALDLRPDGPAHFCLEPAGFLLHRWTPEQGVITHQCVIEQSDGPYPFYDENGLID encoded by the coding sequence GTGACTCAGCAAGCTGTTCTAATCGCGCAAATCAGTGATTTACATATTAAAGCTGGCGGAAAACTCTCTTATCGCCAGGTCGACACGCTGGGGGCGCTGCGAAAAGCAATCAGCCGACTGAACTCGCTCTCTCCGCGCCCTGATGCTGTGGTCATTACCGGAGACCTTGTCGACTTCGGCAATCAGGAAGAGTATCAGACTTTGCAAGTGGCGCTGGGGGCGCTGGAAATTCCCTACTGGCTGATGGTGGGAAATCATGACGATCGGCAGGCGGTGCGCAAAGTCTTCGCCGGACAAACTGAGCTTTTTCAGCACCACGAATTTATCCAGTGGGAAGCAGAGTGCGGGCCGTTACGCCTGCTGGCGCTGGACTCCACCGTGCCCGGCGAGCCGCAGGGCGAACTCTGTGCCGGGCGGCTGAACTGGCTGGAGGAGAAGCTGGAGGAGCAACCTTCACGCGCAACGCTGGTGATGCTTCATCATCCGCCCTTTATCAGCGGCATTGAGCATATGGATCGTCAGCGTTTACAAAACCCTCAGCAGCTGGCTACCGTGCTGGAGAAGCATTCACAGGTAGAACGCGTGCTCTGCGGGCATCTCCACCGTAGCATGCACGTTGCCTTTGCGGGAACGGTTGCCTGTAGCGCGCCTGGCGTTTCCCACCAGGTAGCGCTGGATCTGCGCCCGGATGGCCCGGCGCACTTTTGCCTGGAACCTGCCGGATTTTTACTGCATCGCTGGACGCCAGAGCAGGGTGTTATCACCCATCAGTGCGTCATTGAGCAGTCTGACGGCCCCTATCCTTTCTATGACGAGAACGGATTGATCGATTAA
- a CDS encoding sensor domain-containing diguanylate cyclase → MLRLSRPKTDLRTLITLLAVASIVITLANSLYATWRVQREVLITNTLETNRVYATKLASTTEMFFQLAQSQLAYSAKVLGEGMDDEAALQSEVDRLREQTNSFNSVVIVDAKGWVKAISPESLMLKGMHLTTSSTTQALTERKPLISKPTISAANNLMVFVSYPVWSKTGSYLGFVGGTIYLKKKSILNELLGEQFYRDGSSLYVVDGDNRVLYHQNGRLVGQKIAPLISRSLLQKNGNGYQEIPKQSGEPMLAGYASVPTPGWMIVALKPTQTTLEPLNSLLFKVLQHSVPFALLTLICAWILARLIALPLWQLARKASQMDAPGVSKEINGIHSWYYEASQIKRAMLAGIGLLQDKIGRLKFEVQTDPMTALLNRRGLNAVLEYFLATRQPFAVLVLDIDHFKRVNDTWGHDVGDSVIKSVAEQLGKSSRQTDVVCRNGGEEFLMILPGADRDIAIVIAERVRKKIEALELPVVGHISISIGVAFWTADERPMELVFKQADDALYQAKNGGRNRVVTSQPELVEAGELQRRNG, encoded by the coding sequence ATGTTGAGGCTTAGTCGCCCCAAGACGGACTTGCGTACGCTTATTACATTATTAGCCGTGGCCAGCATTGTGATTACGCTGGCCAACTCGCTCTACGCCACCTGGCGCGTACAGCGCGAAGTGCTGATTACCAATACGCTGGAAACAAACCGCGTCTACGCCACCAAACTCGCTTCCACCACCGAAATGTTCTTTCAGCTGGCTCAGTCCCAGCTGGCCTACAGCGCGAAAGTGCTGGGTGAGGGAATGGATGATGAAGCGGCGCTGCAGAGTGAAGTCGATCGCCTGCGCGAACAGACTAACAGCTTCAACTCGGTGGTCATTGTGGATGCTAAGGGCTGGGTAAAAGCGATCTCTCCGGAGTCGCTGATGCTGAAAGGCATGCATCTCACCACCAGTTCCACCACTCAGGCGCTGACAGAGCGTAAGCCGCTGATTAGCAAACCGACCATTTCGGCTGCCAATAATTTAATGGTGTTCGTCTCTTATCCGGTCTGGTCAAAGACCGGTAGCTATCTGGGCTTTGTCGGCGGCACGATTTACCTGAAGAAAAAAAGCATTCTGAATGAGCTGCTGGGCGAGCAGTTCTATCGCGACGGCTCTTCGCTCTATGTGGTGGATGGCGATAACCGCGTGCTCTATCACCAGAATGGCAGGCTGGTGGGGCAGAAAATAGCGCCGCTTATCAGCCGCTCTCTGCTGCAGAAGAACGGTAACGGCTATCAGGAGATCCCGAAACAGAGCGGTGAGCCGATGCTGGCTGGCTATGCCAGCGTCCCGACGCCGGGCTGGATGATTGTGGCGCTGAAGCCGACCCAGACCACGCTCGAACCGCTTAACAGCCTGCTGTTCAAGGTACTGCAACACTCCGTGCCCTTTGCCCTGCTGACGCTGATTTGCGCGTGGATCCTCGCCCGCCTGATTGCGTTACCGCTCTGGCAGCTGGCGCGTAAGGCGAGCCAGATGGATGCTCCCGGCGTCTCTAAAGAGATTAACGGTATCCACTCCTGGTATTATGAAGCGTCGCAAATCAAGCGCGCCATGTTGGCGGGTATCGGTCTGTTGCAGGACAAAATTGGCCGCCTGAAGTTTGAGGTACAAACTGACCCGATGACGGCGCTGCTTAACCGTCGCGGCCTGAATGCGGTGCTGGAGTATTTTCTGGCGACCCGTCAGCCTTTTGCCGTACTGGTGCTGGATATCGACCACTTCAAACGGGTTAACGATACCTGGGGACACGATGTGGGCGACAGCGTTATCAAAAGCGTGGCGGAGCAGCTGGGGAAAAGTTCACGGCAGACCGATGTGGTGTGCCGTAACGGCGGCGAAGAGTTCCTGATGATCCTGCCGGGTGCCGACCGTGACATCGCCATAGTGATTGCCGAACGCGTACGTAAGAAGATTGAAGCGCTGGAGCTGCCGGTAGTGGGGCATATCTCTATCTCCATTGGCGTGGCGTTCTGGACTGCCGATGAGCGTCCGATGGAGCTGGTGTTCAAGCAGGCCGATGATGCGCTTTATCAGGCAAAAAATGGTGGCCGCAACCGGGTGGTGACCAGCCAGCCCGAGCTGGTTGAAGCCGGTGAACTTCAGCGCCGTAACGGATAG
- a CDS encoding AI-2E family transporter: MLDLLIQWYRRRFSDPQAIALLAILIAAFCILFFFNGLLAPLLVALVVAYLLEWPTVRLERLGCSRTWATTIVLIIFASLLLVLVLVVAPVAWQQGINLAHEMPTMLNKLYQFATRLPERFPTLMDVGIVDIVIENLRSRLSGMGDQLVKYSLASLVGIMTLAIYLVLVPLMVFFLLKDKEQMLAAIRRVLPRNRGLAGQVWLEMNQQVSNYIRGKVLEMVVVGIATWIGFLAIGMNYALLLAVLVGFSVLIPYVGALAVTIPVIGVGLAQWGLGGDFWTMIIVYLIIQGLDGNILVPVLFSEAVNLHPLVIILSVVIFGGLWGFWGVFFAIPLATLIKAVVHAWPDELYMENKKLK, translated from the coding sequence ATGCTGGACCTCTTAATACAGTGGTATCGCCGCCGTTTCAGCGACCCGCAGGCAATTGCGCTGCTGGCTATTCTGATCGCCGCCTTCTGTATTCTCTTTTTCTTTAACGGCCTGCTGGCACCGCTGCTGGTGGCGTTAGTGGTGGCGTATCTGCTGGAGTGGCCCACCGTCCGGCTCGAACGTCTGGGCTGCTCGCGCACCTGGGCGACCACCATTGTACTGATTATTTTCGCCTCTCTGCTGCTGGTGCTGGTGCTGGTTGTAGCACCAGTCGCCTGGCAGCAGGGGATCAATCTGGCGCATGAAATGCCCACCATGCTCAACAAACTTTACCAGTTTGCTACCCGCCTGCCGGAGCGCTTCCCCACGCTGATGGATGTCGGCATCGTGGATATCGTGATAGAAAACCTGCGCAGCCGCCTCAGCGGCATGGGCGACCAGCTGGTAAAATATTCGCTCGCCTCGCTGGTGGGGATCATGACGCTGGCTATCTATCTGGTGCTGGTGCCGCTGATGGTCTTCTTCCTGCTGAAAGATAAAGAGCAGATGCTGGCAGCCATCCGTCGCGTATTGCCGCGCAACCGGGGTCTGGCCGGGCAGGTCTGGCTGGAGATGAATCAGCAGGTTTCCAACTACATTCGTGGCAAAGTGCTGGAGATGGTGGTGGTGGGCATCGCCACCTGGATCGGCTTTTTGGCGATCGGCATGAACTATGCGCTGCTGCTGGCGGTGCTGGTCGGCTTTTCGGTGCTCATTCCTTATGTCGGCGCGCTGGCGGTAACCATCCCGGTGATAGGCGTTGGGCTGGCGCAGTGGGGGCTGGGGGGCGATTTCTGGACGATGATTATTGTTTATCTGATCATTCAGGGGCTGGATGGCAATATTCTGGTGCCGGTGCTCTTTTCGGAAGCGGTCAACCTGCATCCGCTGGTGATTATTCTCTCGGTGGTGATATTTGGCGGGCTGTGGGGCTTCTGGGGCGTGTTCTTTGCCATTCCGCTGGCAACGCTGATTAAGGCGGTGGTGCATGCCTGGCCGGACGAGCTCTATATGGAGAATAAAAAGCTGAAGTAG
- the bcp gene encoding thioredoxin-dependent thiol peroxidase → MNPLKAGDTAPKFSLPDQDGEQVNLTDFQGQRVLVYFYPKAMTPGCTVQACGLRDSMDELKEAGVEVLGISTDKPEKLSRFVEKELLNFTLLSDEDHQVCEQFGIWGEKTFMGKTYDGIHRISFLIGTDGKVEKVFDEFKTANHHDIVMDHLKSA, encoded by the coding sequence ATGAATCCACTGAAAGCCGGTGATACCGCACCGAAATTTAGCTTGCCCGATCAGGATGGCGAACAAGTAAATTTAACCGACTTCCAGGGACAGCGCGTTCTGGTCTATTTTTACCCGAAGGCGATGACGCCAGGCTGCACCGTACAGGCGTGTGGACTGCGTGACAGCATGGACGAGCTGAAAGAAGCTGGCGTTGAAGTGTTAGGCATCAGCACCGATAAGCCTGAAAAACTGTCGCGCTTTGTCGAGAAAGAGCTGCTGAACTTCACGCTGCTTTCCGATGAGGACCATCAGGTTTGTGAGCAATTTGGCATCTGGGGCGAGAAAACATTTATGGGGAAAACCTATGATGGTATCCATCGCATCAGCTTCCTGATTGGCACAGATGGCAAGGTCGAGAAGGTGTTTGATGAGTTCAAAACGGCTAATCACCACGATATCGTGATGGATCATCTGAAGTCTGCCTGA
- a CDS encoding glycine cleavage system transcriptional repressor, which yields MPQSQLHHLVITALGVDRPGIVNTITRHVSSCGCNIEDSRLAMLGEEFSFIMLLSGSWNAITLIESTLPLKGAELELLIVMKRTSFRERPAMPASVWVQVEVTDSPHIIERFTDLFDSHQMNIAELVSRTQPAQENQPPLLYIQITAHSPASQDASFIEQAFNRLCTELQAQGTINVVQYPQQDEKTESSDESTESR from the coding sequence TTGCCGCAGTCACAGCTTCATCATCTGGTTATTACCGCACTGGGAGTCGACCGTCCGGGGATTGTTAATACCATCACCCGCCACGTCAGCAGCTGCGGTTGCAACATTGAAGATAGCCGTCTGGCCATGCTGGGTGAGGAATTCAGTTTTATTATGCTGCTTTCCGGCAGTTGGAATGCGATCACGCTGATTGAGTCTACGCTGCCGCTGAAGGGCGCAGAGCTGGAGCTGTTGATCGTGATGAAACGCACCTCGTTCCGCGAACGCCCGGCGATGCCCGCCTCGGTTTGGGTGCAGGTCGAGGTTACCGACTCTCCACACATTATTGAGCGCTTCACCGATCTGTTTGATTCGCATCAGATGAATATCGCTGAACTGGTCTCCCGAACGCAGCCTGCGCAAGAAAACCAGCCGCCTTTACTCTATATTCAAATAACCGCCCACAGCCCGGCCAGCCAGGATGCGTCATTTATTGAGCAGGCTTTTAACCGACTCTGTACAGAATTGCAGGCGCAAGGCACTATTAACGTCGTTCAGTATCCACAGCAAGATGAGAAAACGGAGAGTAGTGATGAATCCACTGAAAGCCGGTGA
- the dapA gene encoding 4-hydroxy-tetrahydrodipicolinate synthase, whose protein sequence is MFTGSIVALVTPMDDKGYVCRASLKKLIDYHVASGTAAIVSVGTTGESATLSHEEHAEVVMLTLELADDRIPVIAGTGANATSEGIALTKRFENSGVVGCLTVTPYYNRPTQEGLFQHFKAIAESTELPQMLYNVPSRTGCDMLPETVGRLAKIKNIIGIKEATGNLSRVSQIQELVDEDFILVSGDDATSLDFMQLGGQGVISVTANIAAREMAELCKLAKQGNFSEARRLNQRLMHLHQKLFIEPNPVPVKWAAKQLGLIATDTLRLPMTPMTDAGRPVVEQALKSAGLL, encoded by the coding sequence ATGTTCACGGGAAGTATTGTTGCGCTCGTTACGCCGATGGATGACAAAGGGTATGTCTGCCGTGCGAGTTTAAAAAAACTGATTGATTATCATGTTGCCAGCGGAACGGCGGCAATTGTCTCTGTAGGGACCACCGGTGAATCTGCCACGTTAAGCCATGAAGAGCATGCTGAAGTGGTGATGCTGACGCTGGAGCTGGCCGACGACCGTATTCCGGTGATCGCCGGAACCGGTGCTAACGCAACCTCGGAAGGTATTGCGCTGACTAAACGCTTTGAGAACAGTGGCGTGGTTGGCTGTCTGACCGTGACCCCGTACTACAATCGTCCAACTCAGGAAGGTCTTTTCCAGCACTTTAAAGCGATTGCGGAAAGCACCGAACTGCCTCAGATGCTCTATAACGTTCCTTCCCGTACCGGCTGCGATATGCTGCCCGAGACGGTGGGGCGCCTGGCGAAAATAAAAAATATTATCGGAATCAAAGAGGCAACCGGGAACTTATCGCGGGTTAGTCAGATCCAAGAGCTGGTTGATGAAGATTTCATTCTGGTCAGTGGTGATGACGCCACTTCCCTCGACTTTATGCAACTGGGCGGACAGGGTGTAATCTCTGTGACGGCAAATATTGCCGCGCGCGAAATGGCAGAATTGTGCAAACTGGCGAAACAGGGCAACTTTTCTGAAGCGCGACGCCTTAATCAGCGCCTGATGCATCTGCATCAGAAGCTATTTATTGAGCCTAATCCTGTCCCGGTAAAATGGGCTGCTAAGCAGTTAGGATTAATTGCAACCGACACGCTGCGTCTGCCGATGACGCCGATGACTGATGCCGGTCGTCCGGTTGTTGAGCAGGCACTGAAAAGCGCAGGTCTGCTGTAA
- the bamC gene encoding outer membrane protein assembly factor BamC, giving the protein MAYSGQKSTVATVVGLSLVMLLAACSSDQRYKRQVSGDESYLKADDVSDLHAPAGMVMPLQNGDYDIPSASTSGAIGKQLDIRPPAQPLALMNGTRTQFAGNSGVLLLDNGKTGSLWPQVVDVVQAKNFTIASRTDASQTLSTDWVQWNRADEDHQYRGRYQISVQQQGYQQALTVKLLELQQENKDVNSPVQLQRYTAQMLNELSSGLDKIETTRENTAAQRSATQIDVQSGADDTGLPDLIVRAPFNTVWERLPAAMERIGMTVTDKNRSQGSMSVTYKTPDSDVWDQVGAKDPGLTNGDYKLQVGDLDNRSSLQFLDPKGHTLTQSQNDALVAVFQAAFSK; this is encoded by the coding sequence ATGGCTTATTCAGGTCAAAAGTCCACGGTAGCAACGGTGGTGGGGCTTTCTTTGGTGATGCTGCTGGCAGCATGTTCCAGCGATCAGCGTTACAAGCGCCAGGTGAGCGGCGATGAATCTTATCTGAAAGCGGATGATGTCAGCGATCTGCATGCCCCGGCAGGGATGGTGATGCCGCTGCAGAACGGTGATTATGATATTCCTTCCGCCAGCACCTCGGGCGCCATCGGCAAGCAGCTGGATATCCGTCCACCGGCTCAGCCTCTGGCTCTGATGAACGGTACCCGCACGCAGTTTGCCGGTAATTCTGGCGTACTGCTGCTGGATAACGGCAAAACTGGCTCGCTGTGGCCGCAGGTTGTTGATGTGGTGCAGGCGAAAAACTTCACCATCGCCAGCCGTACCGATGCCAGCCAGACGCTCTCTACCGACTGGGTGCAGTGGAACCGTGCCGATGAAGATCATCAGTATCGTGGCCGCTACCAGATCAGCGTGCAGCAGCAGGGCTATCAGCAGGCGCTCACCGTTAAACTGCTGGAACTGCAGCAGGAAAACAAAGATGTGAACTCGCCGGTTCAGCTGCAGCGTTACACTGCGCAGATGCTGAACGAGCTGAGCAGCGGGCTGGATAAAATCGAAACCACCCGTGAGAACACCGCCGCCCAGCGCAGCGCGACGCAAATCGACGTGCAGAGCGGCGCTGATGATACCGGCCTGCCTGACCTGATCGTCCGTGCGCCGTTCAATACCGTCTGGGAGCGTCTGCCAGCGGCAATGGAACGCATCGGCATGACCGTAACGGATAAAAACCGTTCTCAGGGCAGCATGAGCGTGACCTATAAGACGCCGGACAGCGATGTCTGGGATCAGGTTGGCGCAAAAGATCCGGGTCTGACCAACGGCGACTATAAGCTTCAGGTCGGCGATCTGGATAACCGCAGCAGCCTGCAGTTCCTGGATCCGAAAGGCCATACGCTGACCCAGTCGCAAAACGACGCGCTGGTTGCCGTATTCCAGGCAGCTTTCAGCAAGTAA
- the purC gene encoding phosphoribosylaminoimidazolesuccinocarboxamide synthase: MQKQAELYRGKAKTVYSTENPDLLVLEFRNDTSALDGERIEQFDRKGMINNKFNHFIMTKLQEAGIPTQMEALLSDNEALVKKLDMVPVECVIRNRAAGSLVKRLGVEEGMILNPPLFDLFLKDDAKHDPMVNESYCETFGWVNKENLARMRELTYQANDVLSKLFSDAGLILVDFKLEFGLFKGEVVLGDEFSPDGARLWDKETLDKMDKDRYRQSLGGLIEAYEEVANRLGVKL, from the coding sequence ATGCAAAAGCAAGCTGAGTTGTATCGCGGCAAAGCGAAAACCGTTTACAGCACCGAAAACCCGGATCTGTTGGTACTCGAATTCCGCAATGATACGTCAGCACTGGACGGTGAGCGTATCGAACAGTTTGATCGTAAAGGGATGATTAACAACAAGTTCAATCATTTCATCATGACCAAACTGCAGGAAGCCGGTATCCCTACCCAGATGGAAGCGCTGCTCTCCGATAACGAAGCGCTGGTGAAAAAGCTGGATATGGTGCCGGTGGAGTGCGTGATCCGCAACCGTGCTGCTGGCTCGCTGGTGAAGCGTCTGGGCGTGGAAGAGGGGATGATCCTCAATCCGCCGCTGTTTGACCTGTTCCTGAAAGATGACGCCAAACACGACCCGATGGTGAATGAGTCCTATTGCGAAACCTTCGGCTGGGTGAATAAAGAGAACCTGGCCCGCATGCGTGAGCTGACTTACCAGGCCAATGATGTGCTGAGCAAACTTTTCTCCGACGCTGGACTGATTCTGGTGGACTTCAAGCTGGAGTTTGGCCTGTTTAAGGGCGAAGTGGTGCTGGGTGATGAATTCTCTCCGGACGGTGCCCGTCTGTGGGACAAAGAGACCCTGGATAAGATGGACAAAGATCGCTACCGCCAGAGTCTGGGTGGCCTGATCGAAGCTTACGAAGAAGTGGCCAATCGCCTCGGCGTGAAGCTGTAA
- the ypfJ gene encoding KPN_02809 family neutral zinc metallopeptidase has translation MRWQGRRDSDNVEDRRSESGSMGSGRMRIPRGKGGIILLIVVVIASYYGYDLSPLLTGESTSVTQPASQRQGSNPQQDEAAKFTSVMLATTEDTWQQLFQKMDKTYTPPKLVMYRGATRTGCGTGQSVMGPFYCPADSTVYIDLSFYDEMRNKLGAEGDFAQGYVIAHEVGHHVQKLLGIEPKIRQMQQGASQKQVNQLSVKMELQADCFAGVWGYYMQKENVLETGDLQEALNAAEAIGDDRLQQRGQGRVVPDSFTHGTSEQRYTWFKTGFDSGNPGQCDTFSR, from the coding sequence ATGCGTTGGCAAGGGCGCCGTGATAGCGACAATGTGGAAGATCGCCGTAGTGAGTCTGGCTCTATGGGCAGCGGACGAATGCGCATACCTCGTGGCAAAGGGGGGATCATCCTGCTGATTGTGGTGGTGATCGCCAGTTATTATGGATATGACCTCAGCCCCCTGCTGACTGGTGAGTCCACATCCGTGACCCAGCCAGCGTCTCAACGCCAGGGCAGCAATCCACAGCAGGATGAAGCTGCGAAATTCACCTCGGTGATGCTCGCCACCACGGAAGATACCTGGCAACAACTTTTCCAGAAAATGGATAAAACTTACACGCCGCCCAAGTTGGTGATGTACCGTGGCGCAACGCGCACCGGTTGCGGGACGGGGCAGTCGGTCATGGGGCCGTTTTATTGTCCCGCTGACAGCACGGTTTATATCGATCTCTCTTTTTATGATGAGATGAGAAACAAGCTGGGTGCCGAAGGTGATTTTGCGCAGGGCTATGTGATTGCGCATGAGGTGGGCCACCACGTGCAAAAACTGCTGGGGATTGAACCTAAAATCCGGCAGATGCAGCAGGGCGCAAGCCAGAAGCAGGTTAACCAGCTATCAGTAAAAATGGAGCTTCAGGCAGACTGCTTCGCAGGCGTCTGGGGCTACTACATGCAGAAAGAGAACGTGCTGGAAACTGGCGATCTGCAGGAAGCGCTGAATGCCGCAGAAGCTATAGGCGACGACCGGCTGCAACAGCGCGGGCAGGGACGGGTAGTCCCGGACAGCTTCACCCACGGCACCTCCGAACAGCGTTATACCTGGTTTAAAACAGGCTTCGACAGCGGCAATCCCGGCCAGTGCGACACCTTTAGTCGCTGA
- a CDS encoding tRNA(Met) cytidine acetyltransferase TmcA, with protein MADIQATLRYTERLKQQGLRQVLFVSGEAEWGQRQAQEWMAWLPGDWLWLGDAPLSPLHCAPAAAKTLLGREFLHAVFDARTGFHAEALAALAGTLKAGSWLLILVPDWQEWASLPDTDSLRWSEQPSAIASPHFITHLQRRVRQDKAIALLLQHQPFTLPSLPAYPAWQPDETSEQQALLETLLISEPGISVLIAPRGRGKSALAGLLAARWPGRCLITAPAKVATDVLAEFAGQAFEFIAPDRLLAAGPELQPESVEWLLVDEAAAIPAPLLHQLVKRFPRVLLTSTLQGYEGTGRGFMLKFCATLPQVTLLKLNRPLRWAEHDPLERFINDLLLFAEADPQPEAQPVRFTFPEQSDWLTEPEQLSAMYQLLTSAHYRTSPLDLRRMMDAPGMHFVSALQKETVQGALWQVDEGGLSAALAEAVWAGLRRPRGNLVAQSLAAHGGWPAAAQLRSRRISRIAIAPSCRRQGIGREMVLQSRAQAQGLDFLSVSFGYTDELWRFWQACGFRLVRIGSKPEASSGCYTAMALLPLSEAAEQLAQQATTRLQRDWPWLQRLTDVSLEIPAETDLALDEDDWRELAGFAWGYRPYEASIGALGRLVGLQTVPLPLLQGALLAELSAAQLSQAFGLSGRKALVAGWRQEVRRALAALNREECERWQAYMQTLHESHGKESER; from the coding sequence ATGGCGGATATTCAGGCCACCCTTCGCTACACTGAACGACTAAAACAGCAGGGCCTGCGACAGGTTCTGTTTGTCAGCGGCGAAGCTGAATGGGGCCAGAGGCAGGCGCAGGAGTGGATGGCCTGGCTGCCGGGAGACTGGCTGTGGCTCGGCGATGCGCCGCTAAGCCCGCTGCATTGCGCGCCCGCTGCGGCCAAGACGCTGCTGGGCCGCGAGTTTCTCCATGCAGTATTTGATGCGCGCACCGGTTTTCATGCTGAAGCGCTGGCAGCGCTCGCCGGGACGCTAAAAGCGGGGAGCTGGCTGCTGATTCTGGTGCCCGACTGGCAAGAGTGGGCTTCCCTGCCGGATACAGATTCGCTGCGCTGGAGCGAACAACCTTCTGCTATCGCTTCCCCTCACTTCATCACTCATCTGCAGCGGCGGGTCAGGCAGGATAAGGCAATCGCTCTGCTCCTGCAGCATCAACCTTTTACGCTGCCCTCTTTACCCGCTTACCCCGCATGGCAGCCCGATGAGACCTCTGAACAGCAAGCTCTGCTGGAAACCTTACTGATAAGCGAACCGGGGATCTCGGTATTGATTGCGCCGCGTGGAAGAGGGAAGTCCGCTCTTGCCGGATTACTGGCTGCGCGCTGGCCGGGACGCTGCCTGATTACCGCGCCAGCGAAGGTTGCCACCGATGTGCTGGCCGAATTCGCCGGGCAGGCCTTTGAATTTATCGCCCCTGACAGGCTCCTCGCTGCCGGCCCGGAATTGCAGCCAGAGTCTGTAGAGTGGCTGCTGGTGGATGAAGCGGCAGCGATCCCCGCTCCTCTTCTGCACCAGCTGGTGAAGCGATTTCCCCGCGTATTGTTAACCTCTACGCTTCAGGGCTATGAGGGGACAGGCCGGGGTTTTATGCTGAAATTCTGCGCCACGCTACCTCAGGTGACGCTGTTAAAGCTGAACCGGCCCCTGCGCTGGGCTGAGCACGATCCGCTGGAGCGCTTTATCAACGATCTGCTGCTGTTTGCCGAAGCGGATCCGCAACCGGAGGCGCAACCGGTACGCTTCACTTTCCCTGAACAGAGTGACTGGCTGACTGAACCAGAGCAACTCTCAGCGATGTATCAGCTTCTGACAAGCGCCCACTATCGCACCTCTCCGCTGGATCTTCGGCGGATGATGGATGCGCCGGGCATGCACTTTGTCTCGGCACTGCAGAAAGAGACGGTTCAGGGCGCGCTGTGGCAGGTGGATGAAGGCGGCCTTTCAGCAGCGCTGGCAGAGGCTGTCTGGGCAGGGCTTCGGCGGCCGCGGGGTAATCTGGTAGCGCAGTCGCTGGCGGCGCATGGCGGCTGGCCAGCCGCCGCACAGCTTCGCTCCAGACGTATCAGCCGTATCGCTATCGCGCCTTCCTGTCGCCGCCAGGGTATCGGCCGTGAGATGGTTCTGCAAAGCAGGGCGCAGGCACAAGGACTCGATTTTCTCTCGGTAAGCTTTGGCTATACCGATGAATTATGGCGGTTCTGGCAGGCCTGCGGCTTCCGGCTGGTTCGTATTGGCAGCAAGCCGGAAGCCAGCAGCGGCTGCTATACGGCGATGGCGCTGCTACCGCTAAGCGAGGCGGCGGAACAGCTGGCGCAACAGGCGACAACGCGTTTACAGCGTGACTGGCCGTGGTTACAGCGGCTGACGGACGTTAGTCTTGAGATCCCTGCCGAAACCGACCTTGCTCTGGATGAGGATGACTGGCGCGAGCTGGCTGGTTTCGCCTGGGGATATCGTCCCTACGAAGCCAGTATCGGCGCATTAGGGCGGCTTGTCGGCCTGCAAACCGTGCCGCTGCCTTTGCTGCAGGGTGCGCTGCTGGCAGAGTTATCTGCTGCGCAACTGAGCCAGGCGTTTGGCCTTTCGGGCCGCAAAGCGTTGGTGGCGGGCTGGCGACAGGAAGTCCGGCGGGCACTGGCCGCGCTTAACAGAGAAGAGTGCGAACGCTGGCAGGCGTATATGCAGACTTTGCATGAGAGCCACGGAAAGGAGAGTGAACGGTAG
- a CDS encoding YpfN family protein, which produces MEFLKEYWWLLVIVLMVGVLMNVYKDLKRIDHKKFLDNKPELPPHRDFNDKWDDEDDFPKKK; this is translated from the coding sequence ATGGAATTCCTGAAAGAGTATTGGTGGCTGTTGGTGATTGTGCTGATGGTGGGCGTGCTGATGAACGTCTACAAAGATTTAAAGCGCATCGATCACAAGAAGTTTCTGGATAACAAACCGGAGTTACCGCCACATCGTGATTTTAACGACAAGTGGGATGACGAAGACGACTTTCCAAAAAAGAAATAA